One part of the Oncorhynchus clarkii lewisi isolate Uvic-CL-2024 chromosome 7, UVic_Ocla_1.0, whole genome shotgun sequence genome encodes these proteins:
- the LOC139414104 gene encoding phospholipid phosphatase-related protein type 3-like — MMSSPKAKTKKKPPKDSMTLLPCFYFIELPIVLSSLVSLYFMELTDLLSPATPVFHCYDRDLSLPYLETGDELIPLLMLLSLAFAGPAASIMLGEGLVYCYQSRVKQSKAEGSIIAGGCNFNSFLRRTVRFVGVHVFGLLATALMTDIIQLATGYPTPFFLTVCQPNYTLPGISCDQNNYITQDICSGKDLYAILSARKTFPSQHATLSGFAAVYISMYLNSVISSSTKLVKPVLVFGYCLAAGIAGLTQITQHRCHPRDVYVGYAIGAGIGVYLSLYAVGNFRSSEEDCLPQPVRRAAPPPQQQREVVVRGRAQRGHASQHGSLYRSKTPRPSDSREELGTGRCKVRREKASVASLKRASADVELLAPRGPMGKETMVTFSNTLPRVANGSSSTSPPGDDPSNQRHMTFHLSFDPRRSQPRLRPPLVQEWRQQRSTERRSEEEGETDTSGGGEGGAGGGGEAGETGVMNPPSLYPMVQSANRAVATATPAPAPLVHIPKEGIRHPPTVSPLPPSVSSLPPPVSPKSAVTRAKLVSLNQGGERVREGPIPVTTPRVPHQLPNQPPNQPPNQPPNQPRVAQVIAMSKQHGPISSSAKGSDSTSSCGGGSSTGSSESPYYRVPSDRDSHTGSVTGSVTGSIVTIDAHAPHHPVVRVSSSVGTGSNGTLGARVTAAGNGTPWERRNTTSGSVGEQGQRGALQRQEKVSAPEYREYRTLPVKSNSICSSSPSKTDSSTLPPPPHPISSPLPPFSSPPLPPPPQPIYSPLPPPSPPSYSPLPPPPPHFYSPLPPPPHPDLLLDSYSPPLPRSMTLPRRPTVSAHSRADQEVYYKTMQTERRL, encoded by the exons ATGATGTCGTCACCAAAAGCCAAGACCAAGAAGAAACCTCCCAAAGACAGCATGACACTTCTACCATGCTTCTACTTCATAGAG cTCCCCATCGTCCTCTcctcccttgtctctctctacttcatgGAGTTGACAGACCTGTTGTCCCCGGCGACCCCTGTGTTCCATTGCTATGACCGTGACCTGTCGTTGCCCTACCTGGAGACAGGAGACGAACTGATCCCTCTGCTGATGTTACTGAGCCTGGCCTTCGCAGGACCGGCTGCCtcg atCATGCTAGGTGAAGGGCTGGTCTATTGTTACCAGTCCAGAGTCAAACAGAGTAAAGCTGAAGGATCCATCATCGCTGGAGGGTGTAACTTCAACTCCTTCCTACGGAGGACTGTTCGCTTTGTTG GTGTTCATGTGTTTGGTCTCCTGGCAACAGCCCTAATGACAGACATCATCCAATTGGCTACTGGTTATCCCACCCCTTTCTTCCTGACTGTCTGTCAGCCCAATTACACACTGCCTGGGATATCATGTGACCAGAACAACTACATCACACAGGACATCTGCTCTGGGAAAGATCTGTATGCCATCCTGTCAGCCAG gAAAACATTTCCGTCCCAGCATGCAACGCTCTCTGGCTTCGCTGCTGTCTACATCTCT atgtattTGAACAGTGTGATCAGCAGTAGTACTAAGCTGGTGAAGCCGGTGCTGGTGTTTGGATACTGTCTGGCTGCAGGCATAGCCGGACTGACTCAGATCACACAACACCGCTGCCATCCCAGAGATGTCTATGTTGGCTACGCCATAGGAGCTGGcataggagtctacctg tctctgtatGCAGTAGGTAACTTCAGGTCATCCGAGGAGGACTGCCTCCCCCAGCCTGTCCGGAGGGCTGCGCCTCCCCCCCAGCAGCAGAGGGAGGTGGTGGTGAGGGGAAGAGCCCAGAGAGGTCATGCTTCTCAGCACGGCTCTCTGTACCGCAGCAAGACACCCAGACCATCAGACAGCAGGGAGGAACTGGGCACTGGACGCTGCAAG GTTCGTAGGGAGAAGGCCAGCGTAGCATCTCTGAAGAGGGCCAGTGCTGACGTGGAGCTCCTGGCACCCCGCGGCCCCATGGGAAAGGAAACCATGGTAACATTCAGCAATACCTTACCCCGCGTCGCCAATGGCAGCAGCAGCACCTCGCCCCCCGGAGACGACCCCTCCAACCAGCGTCACATGACCTTCCACCTGTCCTTCGACCCCCGCAGGTCACAACCAAG GCTGCGACCACCGCTGGTGCAGGAGTGGAGACAGCAGCGCTCTACGGAGAGACGGagcgaggaggagggagagacggacacATCTggcggaggagagggaggagcagggggagggggcgaggcaggggagacaggggtgaTGAATCCTCCCTCCCTTTATCCGATGGTACAGTCGGCCAATAGAGCCGTTGCCACAGCTACCCCAGCGCCAGCCCCACTAGTGCATATCCCTAAGGAGGGGATTAGACACCCCCCTACtgtctcccctctacctccttctgtctcctctctacctccccctgtctcccctaaGAGCGCGGTGACGCGTGCCAAGTTGGTGTCACTTAACCAGGGAGGGGAACGAGTCAGGGAGGGGCCTATCCCTGTGACGACTCCGCGTGTGCCCCACCAGCTGCCCAATCAGCCGCCCAATCAGCCGCCCAATCAGCCGCCCAATCAGCCGCGAGTGGCGCAG GTCATTGCCATGTCCAAGCAGCATGGACCAATCAGCTCCTCTGCCAAGGGCTCTGACTCCACCTCTTCCTGTGGGGGAGGGTCTTCAACAGGAAGCTCTGAGTCGCCGTACTACCGGGTCCCCTCCGACCGCGACAGCCACACCGGGAGTGTTACCGGGAGCGTTACCGGGAGTATTGTCACCATAGACGCTCACGCCCCTCATCACCCTGTGGTCAGGGTGTCTAGCAGTGTCGGTACCGGGAGTAACGGGACCCTGGGGGCCAGAGTAACAGCTGCCGGTAACGGGACCCCCTGGGAGCGGAGGAACACCACCAGCGGGAGCGTCGGTGAGCAGGGCCAGAGGGGGGCGCTGCAGCGGCAGGAAAAAGTCTCCGCACCGGAATATCGGGAATACCGAACACTTCCTGTGAAATCAAACTCTATCTGCTCCTCCTCGCCCAGCAAGACCGATTCCTccaccctgcctccccctcctcaccccatctcctctccactccctcccttctcttccccccccctgcctccccctcctcaACCCAtctactcccccctccctcccccttctcccccctcctactcacccctccctccccctcctccccacttctactcccctctccctccccctcctcatccagATCTGCTGTTGGACAGttactccccccccctcccccgctcTATGACCCTCCCCCGCCGGCCCACTGTCTCAGCCCACAGCCGCGCTGATCAAGAAGTCTATTACAAGACCATGCAGACGGAGAGGAGATTATAA